A region of Myxococcus stipitatus DSM 14675 DNA encodes the following proteins:
- a CDS encoding metallophosphoesterase family protein, producing MHFKFVHAADLHLDTPFRGVAAHGPLLTRFQESTFRALSRIIDLCLRERVAFLLLAGDLFEVKDRSVRARLVLRRELGRLHDAGIGSFIVHGNHDPLSGDTGTLGLPSSVKVFGPDWEEAEVRREGLRLCRVQGISYPDVEVRDDLSARFRRTSNDFSVGLLHANLGGAEGHANYAPCTPSGLDSRGLDYWALGHVHTRSEVVLPGGGLAVYPGNPQGRHVLETGERGCVLVEVEDGGMRRRFVPVDTVRWHRLEVPLTGVGTLDGLLALASEVVEAACARELEGHAVRLVLTGRGPLHRELSRPGALAQLEADLRARLAAVHPPVLLESLRDGSRPELDWEALQVEGGFARTLLEEARTLEADPVALARLWEEEALGSLGQRLKRLGVDVLEAPRKEWVTRASQLSVEALHEEEGA from the coding sequence ATGCACTTCAAGTTCGTCCACGCCGCCGATCTACACCTGGACACCCCCTTCCGAGGCGTGGCCGCCCATGGCCCCCTGCTGACGCGCTTCCAGGAGTCCACCTTCCGCGCGCTCTCGCGCATCATCGACCTGTGTCTGCGCGAGCGCGTCGCCTTCCTGCTGCTGGCCGGGGACTTGTTCGAGGTGAAGGACCGCTCGGTGCGCGCGCGGCTGGTGCTGCGGCGCGAGTTGGGCCGGCTGCATGACGCGGGCATCGGCAGCTTCATCGTCCACGGCAATCATGATCCCCTGAGCGGCGACACGGGGACGCTCGGCCTGCCCTCCTCCGTGAAGGTGTTCGGCCCGGACTGGGAAGAGGCGGAGGTCCGGAGAGAGGGCCTCCGGCTGTGCCGCGTGCAGGGCATCTCCTATCCCGACGTCGAGGTGCGCGATGACCTGTCCGCGCGCTTCCGCCGCACCAGCAATGACTTCAGCGTGGGCCTGCTTCACGCCAACCTGGGCGGCGCGGAGGGGCACGCCAACTACGCGCCCTGCACGCCCTCGGGGTTGGACTCGCGGGGCCTGGACTACTGGGCGCTGGGGCACGTGCACACGCGGAGCGAGGTGGTGCTGCCCGGCGGGGGCCTCGCGGTGTACCCGGGCAATCCGCAGGGCCGGCATGTGTTGGAGACGGGGGAGCGCGGCTGCGTGCTGGTGGAGGTGGAGGACGGGGGCATGCGGCGGCGCTTCGTGCCGGTGGACACGGTGCGCTGGCATCGGCTGGAGGTGCCGCTGACGGGCGTGGGCACACTGGATGGCCTCCTGGCCCTCGCGAGCGAGGTGGTGGAGGCCGCGTGTGCTCGCGAGTTGGAGGGCCACGCGGTGCGCCTGGTGCTCACGGGTCGCGGGCCGCTTCACCGCGAGCTTTCGCGGCCCGGGGCGCTGGCGCAGTTGGAGGCGGACCTGCGCGCGCGGCTGGCGGCTGTCCACCCTCCGGTGCTGCTGGAGTCGTTGCGGGATGGGAGCCGCCCGGAGCTGGACTGGGAGGCGCTCCAGGTGGAGGGCGGCTTCGCGCGCACTCTGCTGGAGGAGGCGCGGACGCTGGAAGCGGACCCGGTGGCCCTCGCGCGGCTGTGGGAAGAGGAAGCGCTGGGGAGCCTGGGCCAGCGGCTCAAGCGGCTGGGTGTGGATGTGTTGGAGGCGCCGAGGAAGGAGTGGGTGACTCGCGCGAGCCAGTTGAGCGTCGAGGCACTTCACGAAGAGGAGGGCGCATGA
- a CDS encoding MSCRAMM family protein, translating to MRAWIVGTVIAGALALLLWRVLGAPSSTSTGAPDSAPRVASSDALPRTSPPARAHAHGLSIRGTVVDAWGKGVAGARVSASWSEAGQTLSEIPCPDEALPPWEAVTGDTPLRRKLAGCLPQTQDTVLAMLLAREGEATISAEAVTGEDGTFVLEGLPEGPQALLALSERGTAMRQGVPAGSQGVELALESPRYMKGRAVGDEGPLSGASVMVVGREYTRFFDGGTTDDGRFQVGPLPSGRYLVLISKEGWMPALEEVPLGIEDAEVRLYRRHRLSGRVVANGVPVPSVEVRTASSSASAGTPPLLTTSDARGHFSLELGTGHHTLTAEHGGQYALAQVKLPLSSPSEVLLTLGEALHAEGTVFNDAGGTVAGVTLSLERPGHGGKELTVVTDANGRYRVGPLQPERWTFVLQAEGHLDLLQGEERDVKPGMSRQDFTLKRAASITGRVMDSAGRPVPGLHLELERDTPEEPVEYELLEGTFSGRDGRFVLDAPEPGEYRVRIREDDFLPARVAVKAPFANLDITLSGGASVEGTLTDARGQPIPGFHVSVIPLAEEGSDQVNLMEATTTDAQGRFHRKGLLPGRYRVLAERATDSVDQTVWTEVEVTKDAVVKVALRRPEEHAVEGVVVDVDGQPVERVGVRASSHEDAARLETSCFRKDFAGVLTDAQGRFVLQGLTGGRHTLTATRVGYTFQPEHSTGGTPGETGLEVSEETRQVRLVVKRHSHVHGRLIGPDGAPLRDIVINENPVKTREDGSFSIPNHVQSTATPFYFSAKKLPTVTRMVEGGLESPDVHLGDIQMETGRYIFGHLEVSPWGAHPGRLLVVVNPEGVVPDEEQQAPLAMAAVNTEGRFLLGPLESRPLVLEVRDRQALYRTLRMKVDATQREVTARLTPRILVTATAKDLKGRPVEGRVVVASDAANSASFPMTNGVARLSGLDTGTHELLLQADAKGQARGEFAPVQLVIPADGGDMAISFPPVEPTAR from the coding sequence ATGCGTGCGTGGATTGTGGGGACGGTCATCGCGGGAGCACTCGCGCTCCTGCTGTGGCGGGTGCTGGGAGCGCCCTCCTCGACCTCCACCGGAGCGCCGGACTCCGCGCCCCGGGTCGCGTCGAGCGACGCCCTGCCCCGCACGTCTCCTCCCGCGCGAGCCCACGCCCACGGCCTGTCCATCCGAGGCACCGTGGTGGACGCGTGGGGCAAGGGGGTCGCGGGCGCGCGTGTCTCCGCGTCGTGGTCCGAGGCCGGACAGACGCTGTCCGAAATCCCCTGCCCGGATGAAGCCCTTCCTCCTTGGGAGGCCGTGACGGGAGACACGCCCCTGCGGCGCAAGCTCGCGGGGTGTCTGCCGCAAACCCAGGACACCGTCCTCGCGATGCTGCTGGCGCGCGAGGGTGAGGCGACCATCTCCGCGGAGGCGGTGACGGGCGAGGACGGGACGTTCGTGCTGGAGGGCCTGCCCGAGGGGCCGCAGGCGCTCCTGGCGCTCTCCGAGCGCGGCACGGCGATGCGGCAGGGAGTCCCTGCGGGAAGCCAGGGCGTGGAGCTGGCGCTGGAGAGTCCTCGGTACATGAAGGGCCGCGCCGTCGGTGACGAGGGGCCCTTGTCCGGGGCCTCGGTGATGGTGGTGGGCCGCGAGTACACCCGGTTCTTCGACGGCGGCACCACCGACGACGGGCGCTTCCAGGTCGGGCCCCTGCCCTCGGGCCGCTATCTGGTCCTCATCTCGAAGGAGGGCTGGATGCCCGCGCTCGAGGAGGTCCCGCTCGGCATCGAGGACGCGGAGGTGCGGCTGTACCGGCGCCACCGGCTCTCCGGTCGGGTGGTCGCGAACGGCGTCCCCGTGCCCTCCGTGGAGGTGCGCACCGCCAGCTCGAGCGCCTCGGCGGGAACGCCGCCCCTGCTCACCACGAGCGATGCGCGGGGACACTTCTCGCTCGAGCTGGGCACGGGCCACCACACCCTCACCGCCGAGCACGGCGGGCAGTATGCGCTCGCGCAGGTGAAGCTGCCCCTGTCGTCGCCCTCGGAGGTGCTGCTGACGTTGGGAGAGGCGCTCCACGCCGAGGGCACGGTGTTCAACGACGCGGGCGGCACGGTGGCGGGCGTGACGCTGTCGTTGGAGCGGCCGGGCCATGGAGGCAAGGAGCTGACCGTCGTCACCGACGCGAATGGCCGTTACCGCGTGGGTCCGCTGCAGCCGGAGCGGTGGACCTTCGTGCTCCAAGCCGAAGGCCATCTCGACCTGCTGCAAGGGGAGGAGCGAGACGTGAAGCCGGGCATGTCCCGCCAGGACTTCACGCTGAAGCGCGCGGCCTCCATCACCGGCCGCGTCATGGACAGCGCGGGCCGTCCCGTGCCGGGGCTCCACCTGGAGCTGGAGCGGGACACGCCCGAGGAGCCCGTGGAGTATGAGCTCCTGGAAGGGACCTTCTCGGGCCGGGATGGCCGCTTCGTGCTGGATGCCCCCGAGCCCGGCGAGTACCGCGTCCGCATCCGCGAGGACGACTTCCTCCCCGCGCGTGTCGCGGTGAAGGCCCCTTTCGCGAACCTGGACATCACGTTGAGCGGGGGCGCGTCCGTGGAAGGCACGCTGACGGATGCGCGCGGACAACCCATCCCCGGGTTCCACGTGAGCGTGATTCCCCTGGCCGAGGAGGGCAGTGACCAGGTGAACCTGATGGAGGCCACCACGACGGATGCCCAGGGGCGCTTCCACCGCAAGGGCCTCCTGCCGGGGCGCTATCGCGTGCTGGCGGAGCGCGCGACGGACAGCGTGGACCAGACGGTGTGGACCGAGGTGGAGGTGACGAAGGACGCGGTGGTGAAGGTGGCCCTGCGGCGCCCCGAGGAGCACGCCGTGGAGGGCGTCGTCGTCGACGTCGACGGTCAACCCGTCGAGCGGGTCGGCGTCCGCGCCTCGTCGCACGAGGACGCCGCGCGGCTGGAGACGAGCTGCTTCCGCAAGGACTTCGCGGGGGTCCTCACGGACGCACAAGGGCGCTTCGTCCTCCAGGGACTGACGGGGGGCCGGCACACCCTCACCGCCACGCGGGTGGGCTACACCTTCCAGCCGGAGCACTCCACGGGGGGCACGCCCGGTGAGACTGGCCTCGAGGTGAGCGAGGAGACGCGGCAGGTGCGGCTGGTGGTGAAGCGCCACTCCCACGTCCACGGGCGGCTCATCGGTCCCGACGGCGCGCCCCTGCGCGACATCGTCATCAACGAGAACCCGGTCAAGACGCGCGAAGACGGCTCCTTCTCCATCCCCAATCATGTGCAGTCCACCGCCACGCCGTTCTACTTCTCCGCGAAGAAGCTCCCCACGGTGACTCGCATGGTGGAGGGGGGCTTGGAGTCGCCGGACGTCCACCTGGGCGACATCCAGATGGAGACGGGCCGATACATCTTCGGGCATCTGGAGGTCTCGCCGTGGGGGGCACATCCGGGCCGACTCCTCGTCGTCGTCAACCCCGAGGGAGTCGTCCCCGATGAGGAGCAGCAGGCGCCCCTGGCGATGGCCGCGGTGAACACCGAGGGCCGCTTCCTCCTGGGGCCGCTGGAGTCCCGCCCCCTCGTCCTCGAGGTCCGCGACCGGCAGGCCCTCTACCGCACCCTGCGCATGAAGGTGGATGCAACCCAGCGCGAGGTGACGGCGCGGCTGACGCCTCGAATCCTGGTGACGGCGACCGCGAAGGACCTCAAGGGTCGCCCCGTCGAGGGTCGCGTCGTCGTCGCGAGCGATGCCGCGAACAGCGCGTCCTTCCCCATGACGAACGGCGTGGCGCGGTTGAGCGGCCTCGACACGGGCACGCACGAGCTCCTGCTCCAGGCCGACGCGAAAGGACAGGCCCGAGGGGAGTTCGCGCCCGTGCAATTGGTGATACCCGCGGACGGCGGAGACATGGCCATCAGCTTCCCACCCGTGGAGCCGACCGCGCGGTGA
- a CDS encoding SAM-dependent methyltransferase: MRAESQWSESRHDTVAAYYEEKTERILRRYGPGPRIHFHVGLVDDVPPPGEPEARVRERVNASQEVLLAELARAMGPLPEECELLDVGCGLGGGALYWASKHQARVTAVTNVGLHVELVRTFAEIEGVGARVKSLHCDALAVPGRACFDAVVAVETCSYLPRAEWFRRVRGLLRPGGVVAIADCFLGRPELAAPFDRYWRTRIGTRDEYLSAAHAAGLELEACDDVSGRAVGFWSLTLELLAHERFAPTGQLPARILARGESRREHLRLQQALLDGGLEYSLLVLRRED; this comes from the coding sequence ATGAGGGCGGAATCCCAGTGGAGCGAGTCCCGGCATGACACGGTGGCCGCCTACTACGAGGAGAAGACGGAGCGCATCCTGCGCCGCTACGGGCCGGGCCCTCGCATCCACTTCCATGTCGGGCTCGTGGACGACGTGCCGCCGCCCGGAGAGCCGGAGGCGCGCGTGCGCGAGCGCGTCAACGCCTCGCAGGAGGTCCTGCTCGCGGAGCTGGCGCGCGCCATGGGGCCGCTCCCCGAGGAGTGCGAGCTGCTGGACGTGGGCTGCGGCCTGGGCGGGGGCGCGCTGTACTGGGCCTCCAAGCACCAGGCGCGGGTGACGGCGGTGACGAACGTGGGCCTGCACGTGGAGCTGGTGCGCACGTTCGCCGAAATCGAGGGCGTGGGCGCGCGCGTGAAGTCCCTGCACTGCGACGCGCTCGCGGTGCCGGGGCGCGCCTGCTTCGACGCGGTGGTGGCGGTGGAGACGTGCAGCTACCTGCCTCGCGCGGAGTGGTTCCGTCGCGTGCGGGGCCTCCTGCGGCCCGGCGGCGTGGTGGCCATCGCGGACTGCTTCCTCGGCAGGCCGGAGCTGGCGGCGCCGTTCGACCGCTACTGGCGCACGCGCATCGGCACGCGGGACGAGTACCTGTCCGCCGCGCACGCCGCGGGGCTGGAGCTGGAGGCGTGTGACGACGTGTCCGGACGCGCGGTGGGCTTCTGGTCCCTCACGCTGGAGCTGCTGGCGCATGAGCGCTTCGCGCCCACCGGTCAGCTCCCCGCGCGCATCCTCGCCCGAGGGGAGTCGCGCCGCGAGCACCTGCGACTCCAGCAGGCCCTGCTGGATGGAGGCCTGGAGTACTCGCTGCTCGTGCTGCGCCGCGAGGACTGA
- a CDS encoding sensor histidine kinase, producing the protein MSTRIAGAAITASFRRWTRAQDATEVLAAAGVGPWWVLTSVVLVLLGVVAWAPGAGDLFGISPAQGLLCASPMLINGLLFSAAHRRRRHIETWGWLWLLLGVSTLHFFLAAMMAMSHLQGASVLASLFLFTTAFHGRLHRVTPRQPFVAVGTGVALLAALPWRESPEHLLLFAVIGPASLTAELYLGTFAVTHDRARAQAERLRAAMQAQLLERQEKDVDRLSRALGEIIGHHQELDTALMTADSAADLLSLLGNQRFGPGRAEFDERVRTLTQSLRQVRGMVEEIRAKGRRSMGSEPEPVELPPLLENVRASMAVRFPDVDIQVAVESDTPPRALMRGGATTLRRVVENLVLNACEGDGERGATRVSIEARVEPLSGRLEVIISDNGPGFPTAFLNVPAEELYTSKPEGTGLGLYTSECLLRASGGILHRRNAPDGGALLRLYLPREYS; encoded by the coding sequence ATGAGCACGCGCATCGCCGGCGCCGCCATCACGGCGTCCTTCCGGCGCTGGACGCGCGCCCAGGACGCCACCGAGGTCCTGGCCGCCGCGGGCGTGGGGCCCTGGTGGGTGCTCACCTCCGTGGTCCTGGTGCTGCTGGGCGTCGTCGCCTGGGCCCCGGGCGCCGGCGACTTGTTCGGCATCTCGCCCGCCCAGGGCTTGCTGTGCGCCAGTCCCATGCTCATCAACGGACTGCTGTTCTCCGCGGCCCACCGGAGACGGCGTCACATCGAGACGTGGGGCTGGCTGTGGCTGCTGCTGGGTGTGTCCACGCTGCACTTCTTCCTCGCCGCGATGATGGCCATGTCCCATCTCCAAGGTGCCAGTGTCCTCGCCTCGCTGTTCCTCTTCACCACCGCGTTCCATGGGCGGCTGCACCGGGTGACGCCGCGGCAGCCCTTCGTCGCGGTGGGCACGGGGGTGGCCCTGCTCGCGGCGCTGCCCTGGCGCGAGAGCCCCGAGCACCTGCTGCTCTTCGCCGTCATCGGCCCCGCCAGCCTCACCGCGGAGCTGTACCTGGGCACCTTCGCGGTGACACACGACCGCGCCCGCGCGCAGGCGGAGCGGCTGCGCGCCGCGATGCAGGCGCAGCTCCTGGAGCGGCAGGAGAAGGACGTGGACCGGCTGTCGCGCGCGCTGGGAGAAATCATCGGCCACCACCAGGAGCTGGACACCGCGCTGATGACCGCGGACAGCGCGGCGGACCTGCTGTCGCTGCTGGGCAACCAGCGCTTCGGCCCGGGCCGCGCGGAGTTCGACGAGCGGGTGCGCACGCTCACCCAGAGCCTCCGCCAGGTGCGCGGCATGGTGGAGGAGATTCGCGCCAAGGGGCGGCGCTCCATGGGCTCGGAGCCGGAGCCGGTGGAGCTGCCGCCGCTCCTGGAGAACGTGCGCGCCAGCATGGCGGTGCGCTTTCCGGACGTGGACATCCAGGTGGCGGTGGAGTCGGACACGCCGCCTCGAGCGCTGATGCGCGGTGGGGCCACCACGCTGCGCCGCGTGGTGGAGAACCTGGTGCTCAACGCCTGCGAGGGAGACGGCGAGCGGGGCGCGACACGCGTGTCCATCGAGGCGCGGGTGGAGCCGCTCAGCGGCCGACTGGAGGTCATCATCTCCGACAACGGGCCGGGCTTCCCCACCGCGTTCCTCAACGTCCCCGCCGAGGAGCTCTACACCTCCAAGCCGGAGGGCACCGGCCTGGGCCTCTACACCAGCGAATGCCTGCTTCGCGCCAGCGGCGGAATCCTGCACCGGCGCAATGCCCCGGACGGCGGCGCCCTGCTCCGCCTGTACCTGCCGAGGGAATACTCATGA
- a CDS encoding halocarboxylic acid dehydrogenase DehI family protein translates to MARVKQVSEHRAEGDVERVYHELRQSLRVSGVDVSLRTWAAHPRFFVAMWEALGPNVETRAFEELAAGLWQEVLDTTVRWEVLGAWSSVKLGPSQRFHARGALELYEAMQPRVMLMVSAVRLALEGHVVGRRGVPGELERLERGIPSRMAAMEWVAEKPRDAATRSLFADIEKTVGPPGVPGEYRALACWPEYLEAAWRRLKPRMKDDDFQAAAESLRESARRRALALPFEVSLSRERVAALGENVEAISRVTQALETRLPSLLLNLSRLVQDVPDILRQPMPGASRLVPDWVAAEELR, encoded by the coding sequence ATGGCCAGGGTGAAACAGGTCAGCGAACACCGCGCCGAAGGCGACGTCGAGCGCGTCTACCATGAGCTGCGACAGTCGCTGCGTGTGTCGGGGGTGGATGTCTCACTGCGCACGTGGGCCGCGCATCCGCGCTTCTTCGTGGCGATGTGGGAGGCCCTGGGGCCCAACGTGGAGACACGCGCCTTCGAGGAGCTGGCGGCGGGGCTGTGGCAGGAGGTGCTGGACACGACGGTGCGCTGGGAGGTGCTGGGCGCCTGGTCCTCGGTGAAGCTGGGGCCCAGCCAGCGCTTCCACGCGCGCGGCGCCCTGGAGCTGTACGAGGCGATGCAGCCGCGCGTGATGCTGATGGTGTCGGCGGTGCGGCTGGCGCTGGAGGGGCACGTCGTCGGACGGCGGGGTGTGCCCGGGGAGCTGGAGCGGCTGGAGCGGGGCATCCCCTCGCGCATGGCGGCGATGGAGTGGGTCGCGGAGAAGCCGCGCGACGCGGCGACGCGGTCGCTGTTCGCGGATATCGAAAAGACGGTGGGACCGCCGGGCGTGCCCGGGGAGTACCGCGCGCTCGCGTGCTGGCCGGAGTACCTGGAGGCGGCGTGGCGCCGGCTGAAGCCGCGCATGAAGGACGACGACTTCCAGGCCGCGGCCGAGTCCTTGCGCGAGTCCGCGCGCAGGCGCGCCCTGGCGCTGCCGTTCGAGGTGTCGCTGAGCCGCGAGCGCGTGGCGGCGCTGGGGGAGAACGTGGAGGCGATTTCGCGGGTGACGCAGGCGCTGGAGACGCGCCTGCCCTCGCTGCTGTTGAACCTGTCCCGGCTGGTGCAGGACGTGCCGGACATCCTTCGTCAGCCGATGCCGGGCGCGTCCCGGCTGGTGCCGGACTGGGTCGCCGCGGAGGAGCTGCGATGA
- a CDS encoding alpha/beta fold hydrolase has product MNWREWQRQQEVLELGQRFVSYVDWGRGSPVVLLHGMPTWSYLWSGLARGLATSHRVLVPDLLGHGFSDRRDRFDRSLSRQAEALEAWLDRLGVVDAAVVGHDVGGGVAQQLAVRFPRRVGRLCLMDSVSYDAWPLPLMAQFGTPWMARRLSPERMVGLLSWALKSRGFAKKPSAQVVEGLLAPYATEVGMVSLSRDAVALNTNQTQVVSPKLGQLAVPVLVMWGAKDQVLPTKYGERLVWDIPGARWVSVPEAGHFLMWDAPHAVAMELFRFLEGEAPVTHAPERPVAEVLWSEGAPG; this is encoded by the coding sequence ATGAACTGGCGCGAGTGGCAGAGGCAGCAGGAGGTGCTGGAGCTGGGGCAGCGCTTCGTGAGCTACGTGGACTGGGGGCGGGGCTCGCCGGTGGTGCTGCTGCACGGCATGCCGACGTGGAGCTACCTGTGGAGTGGCCTGGCGCGAGGGCTGGCCACGTCGCACCGGGTGCTGGTGCCGGACCTGCTGGGGCATGGCTTCTCCGACCGGCGCGACAGGTTCGACCGCTCGCTGTCGCGACAGGCCGAGGCGCTGGAGGCGTGGCTGGACCGGCTGGGCGTGGTGGACGCGGCGGTGGTGGGGCACGACGTGGGCGGCGGCGTGGCGCAGCAGCTCGCGGTGCGGTTTCCGCGCCGGGTGGGGCGGCTGTGCTTGATGGACAGCGTCAGCTACGACGCGTGGCCGCTGCCGCTGATGGCGCAGTTCGGCACGCCGTGGATGGCGCGGCGGCTGTCGCCGGAGCGGATGGTGGGCCTGCTGTCGTGGGCGCTCAAGTCCCGCGGCTTCGCGAAGAAGCCCTCGGCGCAGGTGGTGGAGGGGCTGCTCGCGCCCTACGCGACGGAGGTGGGCATGGTGTCGCTGTCGCGCGACGCGGTGGCGCTCAACACCAACCAGACACAGGTGGTGTCGCCGAAGCTGGGGCAGCTGGCCGTGCCGGTGCTGGTGATGTGGGGGGCGAAGGACCAGGTGCTGCCGACGAAGTATGGCGAGCGCCTGGTCTGGGACATCCCCGGGGCGCGGTGGGTGTCGGTGCCGGAGGCGGGACACTTCCTCATGTGGGACGCACCCCATGCGGTGGCCATGGAGTTGTTCCGCTTCCTGGAGGGAGAAGCGCCGGTGACACATGCGCCGGAGCGCCCGGTGGCGGAGGTGCTGTGGAGCGAGGGAGCGCCCGGGTGA
- a CDS encoding slipin family protein has protein sequence MNMEQFKQVKELAQTGLEERRKHLAQPSAGHVSLGRPLRTVIFTVTWAVFLGLGLLVGGLVAGPLGASLVFPVSLFLSLFPAWWASRICRVAAQWERAVILRLGRFHSIKGPGVLFVFPVMDTALFVDTRLLTLDIPHQQVITRDNVPVAVDGVIFFMVKDTERAVVTVQDYRYAISQYAQAALRDVIGSMTLDELLSERDQIQSRIAQAVEERSMAWGIHVDSIRLLDIDMPEDLKRMMSRQASAEREKRATITKAEGDKEAAVNLAAAATTMALSPGAMQLRTLQSLDGLGSSPSNTVVFAVPTDVLELVRGLAQKTLHGKPDVPNPS, from the coding sequence ATGAACATGGAGCAGTTCAAGCAGGTGAAGGAGTTGGCGCAGACGGGGCTGGAGGAGCGGCGCAAGCACCTGGCGCAGCCGTCGGCGGGGCACGTGTCGCTGGGCAGGCCGCTGCGCACGGTCATCTTCACCGTGACGTGGGCGGTGTTCCTGGGGCTGGGCCTCCTGGTGGGCGGCCTGGTCGCGGGCCCCCTGGGCGCGAGCCTGGTGTTCCCGGTGTCGCTGTTCCTCTCCCTCTTCCCCGCGTGGTGGGCCAGCCGCATCTGCCGCGTGGCCGCGCAGTGGGAGCGCGCCGTCATCCTGCGGCTGGGGCGCTTCCACAGCATCAAGGGCCCCGGCGTGCTCTTCGTCTTCCCGGTGATGGACACGGCGCTGTTCGTGGACACGCGGCTGCTCACGCTCGACATCCCCCACCAGCAGGTCATCACCCGCGACAACGTCCCCGTCGCGGTGGATGGCGTCATCTTCTTCATGGTGAAGGACACCGAGCGCGCCGTCGTCACCGTGCAGGACTACCGCTACGCCATCAGCCAGTACGCGCAGGCCGCGCTCCGGGACGTCATCGGCAGCATGACGCTGGATGAGCTGCTCAGCGAGCGGGACCAGATTCAGTCGCGCATCGCCCAGGCGGTGGAGGAGCGCAGCATGGCGTGGGGCATCCACGTGGACTCCATCCGGCTGCTCGACATCGACATGCCGGAGGACCTCAAGCGGATGATGAGCCGCCAGGCCTCCGCCGAGCGCGAGAAGCGCGCCACCATCACCAAGGCGGAGGGCGACAAGGAGGCCGCCGTCAACCTGGCCGCCGCGGCCACCACCATGGCGCTCAGCCCAGGTGCCATGCAGTTGCGCACCCTCCAGTCGCTGGATGGCCTGGGCTCCTCGCCCTCGAACACCGTGGTCTTCGCCGTGCCCACCGACGTGCTGGAGCTGGTGCGCGGGCTTGCCCAGAAGACCCTGCACGGCAAACCAGACGTCCCCAACCCGTCTTGA
- a CDS encoding alpha/beta fold hydrolase, with translation MPTLSVADGTSIHYRVVGEGPRTVVLVHGWMMSGAVWDATVERLDLTGLRLVIPDARGTGQSAKAASGFTLEQLAQDVLAVVDAVGAKRFTVVGHSMGGQIAQWLGAQVPERVEGLVLLNTVPAAGLPLPPDAAGLFRTSAGDRDKQKTILGLACKTLSPEALEALLKDAAGVSAAAIEGMFDAWTKGGFADRLSRITAPTLVVSTDDPFLPPAFLREAVVKPIRRAQMAHIPGPGHYPNAEHPQSTAAVLSAFLAGSAPA, from the coding sequence ATGCCCACGCTTTCCGTAGCTGACGGGACTTCGATCCACTATCGCGTCGTGGGCGAAGGCCCTCGCACGGTGGTGCTGGTGCACGGGTGGATGATGTCCGGCGCGGTGTGGGACGCGACGGTGGAGCGGCTGGACCTGACGGGGCTGCGGCTGGTGATTCCGGACGCGCGCGGCACGGGGCAGTCGGCGAAGGCGGCGAGCGGCTTCACGCTGGAGCAGCTGGCGCAGGACGTGCTGGCGGTGGTGGACGCGGTGGGCGCCAAGCGCTTCACGGTGGTGGGCCACAGCATGGGTGGGCAGATCGCGCAGTGGCTGGGCGCGCAGGTGCCGGAGCGGGTGGAGGGCCTGGTGCTGCTCAACACGGTGCCCGCGGCGGGGCTGCCGCTGCCTCCGGACGCGGCGGGGCTGTTCCGCACGTCGGCGGGGGACCGCGACAAGCAGAAGACCATCCTGGGCCTGGCGTGCAAGACGCTGTCGCCGGAGGCGCTGGAGGCGCTGCTGAAGGACGCCGCGGGCGTGAGCGCGGCGGCGATCGAAGGCATGTTCGACGCGTGGACGAAGGGGGGCTTCGCGGACCGGCTGTCGAGAATCACGGCGCCGACGCTGGTGGTGTCCACGGATGACCCGTTCCTGCCGCCGGCCTTCCTTCGCGAGGCGGTGGTGAAGCCCATCCGCCGGGCGCAGATGGCTCACATTCCGGGTCCGGGCCACTACCCGAACGCGGAGCACCCCCAGTCGACCGCGGCGGTGCTGTCCGCCTTCCTGGCCGGCTCCGCTCCTGCCTGA